A genomic region of Streptomyces sp. NBC_00247 contains the following coding sequences:
- a CDS encoding C40 family peptidase yields the protein MFVGGGIGLCLCFVGLLVVGTYSAAAGIAGASGSVGLAKGAVPARYQPLVEKWGTLCAAINPALLAAQLYQESGWNPRAQSAAAAQGIAQFIPGTWATHGVDGDGDGDRDVWDPADAIPSAASYDCELAGYVKDVPGDPTDNMLASYNAGAYRVIRAGGVPAIAETQNYVKIIRSLEKSFAKPVGRVAPSQQAAGAIYYAQQKLGTPYLWGGNGTAEQNGRFDCSGLTQAAYRSVDIELPRVANDQYNAGAHPSRDELLPGDLVFFSDDLNNSRAIHHVGIYVGGGYMINAPYTGAVIRFDKIDSPDYFGATRVTKDGAAALPTALPQA from the coding sequence GTGTTCGTCGGCGGTGGGATCGGGCTGTGTCTCTGCTTCGTGGGGCTGCTCGTCGTCGGGACGTACTCCGCCGCCGCGGGCATCGCCGGGGCGAGCGGGTCGGTCGGGCTCGCCAAGGGGGCGGTTCCCGCGCGCTATCAGCCGCTCGTGGAGAAGTGGGGCACGCTCTGCGCCGCGATCAACCCGGCGCTGCTCGCCGCGCAGCTCTACCAGGAGAGCGGCTGGAACCCTCGGGCGCAGAGCGCGGCGGCGGCCCAGGGCATCGCGCAGTTCATCCCGGGCACCTGGGCCACGCACGGTGTCGACGGCGACGGCGACGGCGACCGGGACGTGTGGGACCCGGCCGACGCCATCCCCTCGGCAGCTTCGTACGACTGCGAGCTCGCCGGGTACGTGAAGGACGTGCCGGGCGATCCGACCGACAACATGCTCGCCTCCTACAACGCGGGTGCCTACCGGGTCATCCGGGCCGGCGGGGTTCCTGCCATCGCCGAGACACAGAACTACGTCAAGATCATCCGGTCCCTGGAGAAGAGCTTCGCCAAGCCGGTCGGCCGGGTGGCGCCCTCCCAGCAGGCGGCCGGGGCGATCTATTACGCGCAGCAGAAGCTGGGCACTCCGTATCTCTGGGGCGGTAACGGTACGGCCGAGCAGAACGGCCGGTTCGACTGCTCCGGGCTGACGCAGGCCGCGTACCGGAGTGTGGACATCGAGCTGCCGCGGGTCGCCAACGACCAGTACAACGCCGGGGCGCATCCGTCCCGGGACGAGCTGCTCCCCGGTGACCTGGTGTTCTTCTCCGACGATCTGAACAACTCGCGGGCCATCCACCACGTGGGGATCTACGTCGGGGGCGGGTACATGATCAACGCGCCGTACACCGGAGCGGTGATCCGTTTCGACAAGATCGACAGTCCCGACTACTTCGGTGCGACGCGGGTCACCAAGGACGGTGCGGCGGCGCTTCCCACTGCTCTCCCGCAGGCCTGA